A stretch of the Streptosporangium sp. NBC_01755 genome encodes the following:
- a CDS encoding TetR/AcrR family transcriptional regulator codes for MHSGGGARSRRADQADQRRAELLEAARRVVLERGLASTRVADIARATNVSGGLIHYHFATKDDLITEMLRSTSDSEVQRLKEIVAGPGTAVQRLDRVLRFYIPASRSDQSWILWVDAWAVGVREEHVRTILLELEGAWIEILGRVISDGVASGEFICDDPLGSAERIDGMLDGLVVRYTLHTGNMSRSRMLHHARVAAAREVGLRLSDFPDEPAEAP; via the coding sequence GTGCACAGCGGAGGAGGAGCGCGCAGCCGCCGCGCCGACCAGGCCGACCAGCGCCGAGCGGAGCTCCTTGAAGCCGCCAGGCGGGTCGTGCTCGAGCGCGGGCTGGCCAGCACCCGCGTCGCCGACATCGCCAGGGCGACGAACGTGAGCGGCGGCCTGATCCACTACCACTTCGCCACCAAGGACGATCTCATCACCGAGATGCTCCGCAGCACCAGTGACTCGGAGGTCCAGCGGCTGAAGGAGATCGTCGCGGGTCCCGGCACCGCCGTCCAGCGCCTCGACCGTGTCCTGCGCTTCTACATCCCGGCCTCCCGATCCGACCAGAGCTGGATCCTCTGGGTCGACGCCTGGGCCGTGGGAGTGCGCGAGGAGCACGTCCGCACCATCCTGCTGGAGCTTGAGGGCGCCTGGATCGAGATCCTCGGCCGGGTGATCTCCGACGGTGTGGCCTCGGGCGAGTTCATCTGCGACGACCCCCTGGGCTCGGCCGAGCGGATCGACGGCATGCTCGACGGCCTCGTGGTCCGGTACACCCTGCACACCGGCAACATGTCCCGGAGCCGGATGCTCCATCACGCCAGGGTCGCCGCCGCCAGGGAGGTCGGCCTCCGCCTCTCGGACTTCCCCGACGAGCCGGCCGAGGCCCCGTAA
- a CDS encoding LysR family transcriptional regulator, whose product MSELPDIESLRLLVDVERLGSLGQAARAAGIAQPSVSKRISLLERRLGLELLERTPRGSVLTPQGAMVSAWAAQVLAAAEELMRGVEAVRRGRAAHLHIAASMTVAEYLLPRWLGELQNREPQVQVGLDVQNSAEVAKLIGGEIELGFVEGPSVPSGLVSRVVATDRLVVVVAPGHPWARRRTPLLAAELAATPLVVREQGSGTRETLDLALTGHVVAAPKLELGSNAAVKGAAREGAAPAVLSGYAVEAELATGRLIEVPTRDIDLARRLRAVWRRGRTPSGPAATLLKITLSAAERPEPPASPSPQPAGKSRAPLSL is encoded by the coding sequence ATGAGTGAGCTGCCCGACATCGAGTCCCTGCGCCTGCTCGTCGATGTGGAACGCCTGGGCAGCCTCGGCCAGGCAGCCCGGGCCGCGGGCATCGCACAGCCGTCGGTGAGCAAGCGCATCTCGCTGCTGGAACGACGCCTTGGGCTGGAACTGCTGGAACGCACCCCGCGAGGCTCCGTCCTCACCCCGCAGGGCGCGATGGTCTCGGCCTGGGCCGCGCAGGTGCTGGCGGCGGCCGAGGAGCTCATGAGGGGGGTGGAGGCGGTACGGCGCGGCAGGGCCGCCCACCTGCACATCGCCGCCAGCATGACCGTGGCCGAGTACCTGCTGCCGCGCTGGCTGGGAGAGCTCCAGAATCGTGAGCCCCAGGTCCAGGTCGGCTTGGACGTGCAGAACTCGGCAGAGGTGGCGAAGCTGATCGGCGGCGAGATCGAGCTCGGGTTCGTGGAGGGCCCCTCGGTGCCGTCAGGGCTGGTGTCGCGGGTGGTGGCCACGGACCGGCTCGTGGTGGTGGTCGCGCCGGGCCATCCGTGGGCGCGCCGCCGTACCCCGCTGCTCGCCGCCGAGCTGGCCGCCACCCCGCTGGTCGTGCGGGAGCAGGGGTCGGGCACCCGTGAGACGCTGGACCTCGCGCTGACCGGCCACGTTGTCGCCGCCCCGAAGCTGGAGCTCGGCTCCAACGCCGCGGTCAAGGGCGCCGCCCGAGAGGGCGCGGCCCCGGCCGTGCTCAGCGGCTACGCGGTGGAGGCCGAGCTGGCCACCGGCCGCCTGATCGAGGTGCCCACCAGGGACATCGACCTCGCGCGCCGCCTTCGGGCGGTCTGGCGCCGAGGTCGCACCCCCAGCGGCCCCGCCGCCACCCTGCTGAAAATCACCCTCTCCGCCGCCGAGCGGCCGGAGCCCCCGGCCTCGCCGTCCCCCCAACCCGCAGGGAAGTCTCGTGCTCCGCTCTCGCTATGA
- a CDS encoding phytoene desaturase family protein produces MLRSRYEAVIVGGGHNGLVAAAYLARAGRRVLVLERLDHVGGLAVSARAFPGVDARLSRYSYLVSLLPAKVVADLGLNVTLRRRRYASYTPVGESGLLVDNGDAARTAASFARVTGGTGELDAWRRFYRMTADVAGKVAPTLLEPLADRAAMRRLVGDEAWRDLFERPIGEVVDERFADDTVRGVVLTDALIGTFADPSDPGLSANRCLLYHVIGDGTGDWNVPVGGMGAVSGALADAARAAGAEILTGAEVLAVDASGEVVFRDEGGEHTVVGERVLANVPPAVLARLLGGAEPAPEGAQLKVNMVLSRLPRLRDPGVDPEAAFSGTFHINEGRDQLARAYAEASAGRIPTLPPAEVYCHSLTDPSILGRGLREAGAHTMTLFGLHMPARLFRDDPAGAREAALRATLASMNRVLAEPVEDCLLRAPDGSLCLEAKTPVDLEAEAGLPGGHIFHRDLSWPYGEPGRWGVETDFERVLLCGAGARRGGGVSGIPGHNAAMALLT; encoded by the coding sequence GTGCTCCGCTCTCGCTATGAAGCAGTGATCGTCGGAGGCGGCCACAACGGCCTGGTCGCCGCCGCCTACCTCGCCCGCGCGGGCCGGCGCGTCCTCGTCCTGGAGCGCCTCGACCACGTCGGTGGTCTCGCCGTGTCGGCGCGGGCGTTCCCCGGGGTCGACGCACGGCTCTCGCGCTACTCGTACCTGGTCAGCCTGCTGCCCGCCAAGGTCGTGGCCGATCTGGGGCTCAATGTCACGCTGCGCCGACGCCGCTACGCCTCGTACACGCCGGTGGGGGAGAGCGGGCTGCTGGTCGACAACGGCGACGCCGCGCGGACCGCCGCCTCCTTCGCCAGGGTCACCGGGGGCACCGGTGAGCTGGACGCGTGGCGCCGCTTCTACCGGATGACCGCCGACGTGGCCGGGAAGGTCGCGCCGACGCTGCTGGAACCCCTCGCCGACCGCGCGGCGATGCGGCGCCTCGTCGGCGACGAGGCGTGGCGTGACCTGTTCGAGCGGCCGATCGGTGAGGTGGTGGACGAGCGGTTCGCCGACGACACCGTGCGCGGGGTGGTCCTCACCGACGCCCTCATCGGCACCTTCGCCGACCCCTCGGACCCGGGCCTGTCGGCCAACCGGTGCCTGCTCTACCACGTGATCGGCGACGGGACCGGTGACTGGAACGTCCCCGTCGGCGGCATGGGCGCGGTCTCCGGCGCGCTCGCCGACGCCGCCCGCGCCGCGGGGGCTGAGATCCTGACCGGCGCGGAGGTCCTCGCGGTCGACGCCTCGGGCGAGGTCGTCTTCCGCGACGAGGGCGGGGAGCACACGGTGGTGGGCGAGCGGGTGCTGGCCAACGTGCCGCCCGCCGTGCTCGCCCGGCTCCTTGGCGGTGCCGAGCCCGCCCCGGAGGGCGCCCAGCTCAAGGTCAACATGGTGCTGTCGCGGCTGCCGCGCCTGAGGGACCCCGGTGTGGACCCCGAGGCCGCGTTCAGCGGCACCTTCCACATCAACGAGGGCCGCGACCAGCTCGCCCGGGCGTACGCGGAGGCGTCGGCCGGGCGGATCCCCACCCTGCCCCCGGCCGAGGTCTACTGCCACTCGCTGACCGACCCGTCCATCCTCGGCCGGGGGCTGCGGGAGGCCGGAGCCCACACGATGACGCTGTTCGGCCTGCACATGCCGGCCAGGCTGTTCCGCGACGACCCGGCCGGGGCGCGCGAGGCCGCGCTGCGCGCCACGCTCGCCTCGATGAACCGGGTGCTCGCGGAACCCGTCGAGGACTGCCTGCTGCGCGCCCCGGACGGCAGCCTCTGCCTGGAGGCCAAGACACCGGTCGACCTGGAGGCCGAGGCGGGCCTGCCGGGCGGCCACATCTTCCACCGCGACCTGTCCTGGCCGTACGGGGAACCGGGGCGCTGGGGCGTGGAGACCGACTTCGAGCGCGTCCTGCTCTGCGGGGCGGGCGCGCGGCGCGGCGGCGGCGTCAGCGGCATCCCCGGCCACAACGCCGCCATGGCGCTGCTCACCTGA
- a CDS encoding response regulator transcription factor produces MGDGEAARVLVVDDEPALREALQSSLEFEGYRVGVASDGQEALETLEREPYELVLLDVMMPRLDGLTACRRLRAAGGQLPVLMLTARDAVGDRVSGLDAGADDYLVKPFELDELLARVRALLRRGALSAPAAEDGARLAFGDLRMDIASREVTRAGERLELTRTEYLLLELLMVHPRQVLTREQILSEVWGFDFEPSSNSLDVYVMYLRRKTESGGRPRLIHTVRGVGYVLRNSA; encoded by the coding sequence ATGGGTGACGGTGAGGCGGCGCGGGTGCTGGTCGTGGACGACGAGCCCGCGCTCAGGGAGGCGCTGCAGAGCAGCCTGGAGTTCGAGGGCTACCGGGTCGGCGTGGCCTCGGACGGACAGGAGGCGCTGGAGACGCTGGAGCGGGAGCCGTACGAGCTGGTCCTGCTGGATGTGATGATGCCCCGGCTGGACGGGCTGACCGCCTGCCGCAGGCTCAGGGCGGCGGGCGGTCAGCTGCCGGTGCTCATGCTCACCGCCCGCGACGCCGTGGGCGACCGGGTGTCGGGCCTGGACGCGGGAGCCGACGACTACCTGGTCAAGCCGTTCGAGCTGGACGAGCTGCTGGCGCGGGTCAGGGCGCTGCTGCGGCGCGGCGCGCTGAGCGCGCCCGCGGCCGAGGACGGCGCGCGCCTGGCCTTCGGCGACCTGCGGATGGACATCGCCAGCCGCGAGGTCACCAGGGCGGGCGAGCGGCTGGAGCTGACCCGTACCGAGTACCTGCTGCTGGAGCTGCTCATGGTCCATCCCCGTCAGGTGCTCACCCGCGAGCAGATCCTCAGCGAGGTGTGGGGCTTCGACTTCGAGCCCTCCTCCAACTCCCTCGACGTCTACGTCATGTACCTGCGCCGCAAGACCGAGAGCGGCGGGCGTCCCCGGCTGATCCACACGGTCCGGGGGGTCGGCTACGTGCTGCGGAACTCCGCGTGA
- a CDS encoding glycosyltransferase family 39 protein gives MLRRPLEFVAAWFCQEAVRTGRMRTLVASAVFVGLAFNTKMLQAYLVLPAFAPLYLAMAPGALLRRLGHLLAAGVALVASSAWWMVIVDAWPAASRPYVGGSTDNSVWDLVIGYNGLGRIFGNGGGRGGGMGFGGEAGAGRLFNDIMAGQISWLLPFAVIVLVAGLVLTARGPLRGGRIALLLWGGWLAVHYVVFSFSSGTFHPYYSTAMAPAVAALTGLGGVLTWRAYRHSRAWSWVLPAGIAVTGAWAFIVLRRSADFVPWLAWAVAATTVTAVAGLFLARLGPRLRLRIAAVALATGLAAGLAGPAAYALTPLGSAVNGTNPTAGPAGSGGFGGMRGGFPGGVPGGVPEGDAGPPSGVPGQNSQRGATGDAAPQLGDGLPAGGGMRGGPGGAMDQQMIEYLKQHRDGATWLVAVSSARGASSAILSTGLPVIAMGGFTGSDPAMTVDRLAGLVSSGRLRYVMTGDDRGGPDGGGSRATEWVRGNCTAVKASEYGGSADRSLYRCG, from the coding sequence GTGTTGCGACGACCCCTCGAATTCGTCGCGGCCTGGTTCTGTCAGGAGGCGGTACGAACCGGCCGGATGCGCACGCTCGTCGCCTCGGCGGTGTTCGTCGGCCTGGCGTTCAACACCAAGATGCTCCAGGCCTACCTGGTGCTCCCGGCCTTCGCCCCGCTCTACCTGGCCATGGCTCCGGGGGCGCTGCTCCGCCGCCTCGGGCACCTGCTCGCGGCGGGTGTCGCGCTGGTGGCCTCCAGCGCCTGGTGGATGGTGATCGTGGACGCGTGGCCCGCGGCGAGCCGCCCCTACGTCGGGGGCAGCACCGACAACTCCGTCTGGGATCTCGTCATCGGCTACAACGGCCTCGGACGGATCTTCGGCAACGGCGGGGGGCGGGGCGGCGGGATGGGGTTCGGCGGCGAGGCGGGCGCCGGACGCCTGTTCAACGACATCATGGCCGGGCAGATCTCCTGGCTGCTGCCCTTCGCCGTGATCGTCCTGGTCGCGGGCCTGGTCCTGACCGCCCGCGGCCCGCTCCGCGGCGGCAGGATCGCCCTGCTGCTGTGGGGCGGCTGGCTCGCGGTCCACTACGTCGTGTTCAGCTTCTCCAGCGGTACCTTCCACCCGTACTACTCCACCGCGATGGCCCCGGCCGTCGCCGCCCTGACCGGTCTCGGCGGGGTGCTCACCTGGAGGGCCTACCGGCACTCCAGGGCGTGGTCGTGGGTGCTGCCCGCGGGGATCGCGGTCACCGGGGCGTGGGCGTTCATCGTGCTCCGCCGCAGCGCGGACTTCGTGCCCTGGCTGGCCTGGGCGGTCGCCGCGACCACCGTGACGGCGGTCGCCGGGCTGTTCCTGGCCCGCTTGGGGCCGCGGCTCAGGCTGCGGATCGCCGCCGTCGCGCTGGCGACCGGGCTGGCGGCCGGCCTCGCCGGGCCCGCCGCCTATGCGCTGACCCCGCTCGGCTCGGCCGTCAACGGCACCAACCCCACCGCGGGTCCCGCCGGGAGCGGCGGTTTCGGCGGCATGCGGGGCGGCTTCCCCGGTGGAGTCCCCGGTGGAGTCCCCGAGGGTGACGCGGGCCCTCCCAGCGGCGTACCGGGACAGAATTCGCAGCGGGGGGCGACCGGTGACGCCGCCCCGCAGCTGGGCGACGGCCTCCCGGCCGGAGGCGGGATGCGGGGCGGCCCCGGCGGGGCGATGGACCAGCAGATGATCGAATACCTGAAGCAGCACCGGGACGGCGCGACCTGGCTGGTGGCGGTGAGCAGCGCGCGGGGCGCCTCCTCGGCCATCCTGTCGACAGGGCTGCCCGTCATCGCCATGGGCGGCTTCACCGGGAGTGACCCCGCCATGACCGTGGACCGGCTCGCAGGGCTCGTCTCCTCGGGGCGGCTCAGGTACGTGATGACCGGAGACGACCGGGGTGGTCCCGACGGGGGTGGCTCCCGGGCGACCGAGTGGGTGCGAGGCAACTGCACGGCGGTCAAGGCGTCGGAGTACGGCGGTTCCGCCGACCGGTCCCTGTACCGCTGCGGCTGA
- a CDS encoding dioxygenase family protein, translating into MKNIDRRTALAGFGTVGLGALLAACAGPESTTRQVATTTGGTATVQPTTASSTGLAALFEDASTCVLTEEVTQGPYHFDADRIRSDIREDRQGSTLRVAIRVQDATTCEPIPSAVVEIWHCDAGGLYSGFESASRAVGGDGPTGERPTGVPPSGGPGGPGAGGRRPGAGDGTPTDEGRYLRGAQVTNADGIVEFVTIYPGWYQGRSVHIHAMVHIGNARVLTTQMFFDEKVSDRVYAARPYAGHTGQRLRNDSDSFYDDSLLMKLTREGAGHLGVMTFSAPAKR; encoded by the coding sequence ATGAAGAACATCGACCGGAGGACGGCCCTGGCCGGGTTCGGCACCGTGGGCCTGGGGGCGCTGCTGGCCGCCTGCGCCGGGCCGGAGAGCACCACCAGGCAGGTGGCGACGACCACGGGTGGCACCGCGACCGTTCAGCCGACCACCGCGTCCTCCACCGGACTGGCCGCGCTGTTCGAGGACGCGTCGACGTGCGTCCTGACCGAGGAGGTCACCCAGGGCCCGTACCACTTCGACGCGGACAGGATCCGCAGCGACATCCGCGAGGACCGGCAGGGGAGCACGCTGCGGGTGGCGATCCGGGTGCAGGACGCCACCACCTGTGAGCCGATTCCCAGCGCGGTGGTGGAGATCTGGCACTGCGACGCGGGAGGCCTCTACTCCGGTTTCGAGAGTGCCTCCCGGGCGGTTGGCGGCGACGGCCCCACGGGGGAGCGCCCGACCGGCGTGCCGCCGAGCGGCGGTCCCGGCGGCCCGGGGGCGGGCGGCCGGAGGCCGGGGGCGGGCGACGGCACGCCCACCGACGAGGGGCGCTACCTGCGCGGTGCCCAGGTCACCAACGCCGACGGCATCGTGGAGTTCGTCACGATCTACCCGGGCTGGTACCAGGGGCGCAGCGTGCACATCCACGCGATGGTGCACATCGGCAACGCCCGGGTGCTGACCACCCAGATGTTCTTCGACGAGAAGGTCTCCGACCGGGTCTACGCGGCGCGGCCGTACGCCGGCCACACCGGGCAGCGACTGAGGAACGACTCCGACTCCTTCTACGACGACAGCCTGCTGATGAAGCTGACCAGGGAGGGCGCCGGCCACCTCGGGGTCATGACGTTCTCCGCCCCCGCCAAGAGGTGA
- a CDS encoding sensor histidine kinase, with amino-acid sequence MNGRRSLRSRLTLLVAAAVALAIAVCAVLCWFVVRAELLRQVERSLGVQKGPQGIEWIEAYCSGGLKGPRELIDERRPPLRLPPTQLIYADGGRCVVGATPVRVTPADLALTHALPGTRAYRNGVTEGGEEVRVMTRNVGPGLAIMESRSLEEVHATLAALAWILAGVAALGVLGAASAGLLVSRTALRPVGRLTEAVEYVARTEDLDTRIPVEGTDEIARLGVSFNAMTTALAGSRERQRRLIADAGHELRTPLTSLRTNIDLLLRSENTGRPLDPAPKRRLLTNLKAQFEEMSTLVGDLLQLSRTEDEHEPYVEVAFHDVVEAAVRRARPRAPDIPIEVELRPWYLRGDQAALERAVLNLLDNAVKFSQGQEGPVSVRLRDGELTVRDHGPGIPQGELPYVFDRFWRSSSARSMPGSGLGLAIVAKAVRDAGGEVGLENAEGGGTLARLRLPGSPVRARLPAAP; translated from the coding sequence GTGAACGGTCGCCGCTCCCTGCGCTCGCGGCTGACCCTGCTGGTGGCGGCGGCCGTGGCGCTGGCGATCGCGGTGTGCGCGGTGCTGTGCTGGTTCGTCGTCAGGGCAGAACTGCTGCGGCAGGTGGAGCGCTCCCTGGGCGTGCAGAAGGGGCCGCAGGGCATCGAGTGGATCGAGGCGTACTGCTCGGGAGGGCTGAAGGGTCCGAGGGAGCTCATCGACGAGCGCAGGCCGCCGCTCCGCCTCCCGCCCACCCAGCTGATCTACGCGGACGGCGGCCGGTGCGTCGTGGGCGCCACTCCCGTCAGGGTCACCCCGGCCGATCTGGCCCTGACCCATGCCCTGCCGGGCACGAGGGCTTACCGGAACGGGGTGACCGAGGGCGGCGAGGAGGTCCGGGTGATGACGAGGAACGTCGGGCCCGGCCTCGCGATCATGGAGTCCCGGTCGCTGGAGGAGGTCCACGCCACCCTCGCCGCCCTCGCCTGGATACTCGCCGGGGTCGCTGCGCTCGGCGTACTCGGCGCGGCCTCGGCCGGGCTGCTGGTCTCCCGCACCGCACTGCGCCCGGTCGGCCGGCTGACCGAGGCCGTCGAGTACGTCGCCAGGACCGAGGACCTCGACACCAGGATCCCCGTCGAGGGCACCGACGAGATCGCCAGACTCGGCGTCTCCTTCAACGCGATGACCACCGCGCTGGCCGGGTCCCGCGAGCGCCAGCGACGGCTGATCGCCGACGCGGGGCACGAGTTGCGCACCCCGCTCACCAGCCTGCGCACAAACATCGACCTGTTGCTGCGCAGCGAGAACACCGGGCGCCCGCTCGACCCCGCCCCCAAGCGCAGGCTGCTGACCAACCTCAAGGCCCAGTTCGAGGAGATGTCCACGCTCGTCGGTGACCTGCTGCAGCTCTCGCGCACCGAGGACGAGCACGAGCCGTACGTCGAGGTCGCCTTCCACGACGTCGTCGAGGCGGCCGTGCGCCGGGCGCGGCCGCGCGCCCCCGACATCCCGATCGAGGTGGAACTGCGCCCCTGGTACCTGCGAGGTGACCAGGCCGCTCTGGAGCGGGCCGTGCTGAACCTGCTGGACAACGCGGTGAAGTTCTCGCAAGGGCAGGAAGGCCCGGTGAGCGTGCGGCTCCGCGACGGCGAGCTGACGGTCAGGGACCACGGTCCCGGCATCCCCCAGGGGGAGCTGCCGTATGTGTTCGACAGGTTCTGGCGGTCGTCCTCGGCCCGCAGCATGCCCGGGTCGGGGCTGGGTCTGGCCATCGTGGCCAAGGCCGTGCGCGACGCCGGGGGAGAGGTGGGACTGGAGAACGCCGAGGGGGGCGGAACCCTCGCGCGCCTCCGCCTGCCGGGCTCCCCCGTCCGCGCCCGCCTTCCCGCGGCGCCGTGA